In Campylobacter massiliensis, the DNA window TGATTAGCCACAGTCCAAAGCCAAAGATGAGTAGTAGCTTTAACAGTAGCAAAATGCCGCCGAATTCGTTTGATCCGATGACGCCCGCCGAGCACATGGCACCCGGCACTACGTCTGCTAGCTCGTTTAGAGATAGCGCGAAAAATACGAACAAAACTATCTTGCAAACTACGGCGAAAAACAAAATCGTATTTACGAGGTAGTTGCGTTTTTCGAGGTCGTATTGTAAATTTGACGTCGAGTTAAAGTCCCACAATCGCATAATGCGCACGACGAAATACTGCGAAATACCCATTAAAACAATGATTATAAGCTCGATCAGTAAAAACGCTATGACTTCGTCCGATAAAAATACGCTCACAGCATCTCTCCGTCTTGCATCCTTACGTAGCCGTCCACGAAGTCCAGATCGTCAAACAAAATGTCGTGCGTGGCGACGACGACGGTCTTTTTTAGCTCCTTAAATTTTTTCAGCATTTCGATGAAGATGAGCGAGTTTTGTTTGTCCAAATTTGCCGTCGGCTCGTCGGCTAGTATGACGCTAGGATCCATCGCTAGAGCCCTTGCTATCGCGCATCGCTGCTTCTCGCCGCCGCTTAGTTTTGAGATGATTTGATCTTTTTTGTGCGCGATGTTGGCGAGATTTAGCGCGCGATCGATTTGCGAATTTAGCTCGGCTTTTTTAAGGCTTGTTAGGCTTAGCGGCGCTAGTACGTTTTGATAGACGCTAAGGCCCTCGATCAGGTTAAACGACTGAAATATAAACCCGACCTCGCTATGTCTAAAATTTGAGCTCATGATGTCGGGTAGTTTTGAGACGTTGCGACCGTTGATCAGCGCTTCTCCGCTGCTTGGTTTGCTAAGCGCGCCGAGTATTCCTAGTAGCGTGCTTTTGCCGCTACCGCTGACGCCTTTTAGGATGACTAGATCGCCGCTTTTTACCGTCAAATTTATATTTTTCAGCGCGTGAAATTCGTTGAGTTTATTTTGATTGTAAATTTTACAGAGATTTTTTACTTCTATTGCGTTCATTTTACCGCCTCGCTCATGTCGCTAACGGCTATGCGCCACGACGGGATGATGACGAATGCCAAAAACGGAATCACGCTAAAAACGAAGATCAAAAACAGCATGTTAAAGTCGATGATCGGCGTGAAATCGGTAAAATTCGCCACCTCGCTGCCCAAAAATATATCGCGTAAAAACGGCGCGCCGAAAAAAAACACGTAGAGATACGCTCCCGCAACGCCTAGCAAATAGGCGCTAAAAGAAACGACGATGTTTTGGATAAATTTAAGCGCGATGATATTTCTCACGCTAAAGCCGATACTGCGCAATATCGCGATCTCCTTTTTCTTCTCGCCGTAAGCGAGCGAAATTTGATTTTTCAGCAGGATAAAAAACGAAACCATCGCCACGACGTAAAGCACCATAAAAATGCCGCCTTTGTAGTAGTAAAGGTGCCTTATTTTGGCTACTCCGTCCTCGATGCTCGTAACCTCTG includes these proteins:
- a CDS encoding ABC transporter ATP-binding protein; this translates as MNAIEVKNLCKIYNQNKLNEFHALKNINLTVKSGDLVILKGVSGSGKSTLLGILGALSKPSSGEALINGRNVSKLPDIMSSNFRHSEVGFIFQSFNLIEGLSVYQNVLAPLSLTSLKKAELNSQIDRALNLANIAHKKDQIISKLSGGEKQRCAIARALAMDPSVILADEPTANLDKQNSLIFIEMLKKFKELKKTVVVATHDILFDDLDFVDGYVRMQDGEML